The genomic window CACCGTGCGGCCGATGATCTGGGGCTCGGTGTTCTGGTGGAGACGCATACGGCGGTGGAGATCCGGCGTGCCATCGATGCCGGCGCGGAGGTGATCGGCGTGAACGCCCGCGACCTGGATGATTTCTCCATCGACCGCGATGCGGCATGGCGGCTGCTGACGGAGGTCCCGTCGACGCTGATCGCCGTGGCCGAGAGTGGCATGGCCTCGCCGGCGGATGTCGAGACGGCTGCGGACGCCGGCGCCGACGCGGTGCTGATCGGGGGCGCGCTGGCCGCGCACGGCACACCGGAAGCGGCGGCACGCAGCATGGCGGGGATCGCACGCCGTGGCCGTTGAGGCCAAGATCTGCGGGCTGACCCGTGCGGCGGACGCGGCGCTGGCCGCGTCGCATGGCGCGAGTCGTCTGGGGGTGATCTTCGCTGGCGGACCGCGGGAGCGCACCCCGGCGCAGGCTCGGGAGATCGTCGCGGCGGCAGGCGGGGTCCCGGTGCTCGGGGTCTTCGGTGCCCATTCGGTCGAGGAGATCCTGGCCATCGCCGGTGCGGCGCGCCTGGCCGGAGCGCAGCTGCACGGGCCCTCCTCCGTCGAGGTCGCGAGGCGACTGCGCGCGGAAGGACTCGAAGTCTGGCGCGTCGCGCGGGTCCCGGCCGATGGGCCAGCCATGCTGGTGACGCTCTCGGAGGAGGCCGATCTGGTCCTGCTGGAACCGCGCCTCGCCGGGGAGCCCCTGGCCGCCGGAGGGCGCGGGGTGGCGATCGCACTTCCCGCTGCCCGGGAGGCTCGCCAGCAGTTGCCACCGATGATTCGCGTCGGACTGGCCGGTGGCCTGACCCCGGAGACCCTCGCCGCCGCGATCCGGCTCGTCGGTCCTGACCTCGTGGATGTAAGTTCCGGGGTTGAAGGGGCGCCCGGGATCAAGGATCCCGCGCGGTTGATTCGCTTTCTGGAGATTGCGCGTGACGCTCACCCTGCCGCCTGAATCCTCGGTCGCCGGTCGCTTCGGCCCGTACGGCGGACGCTATGTCCCCGAGACGCTGGTTGCCGCGCTCGACGACCTGACTGCCCTGTACGACGGCGTGCGCGATGATCCGTCATTCTGGGCGGAGTATCAGGCGTTGCTGGAGGAGATCGTCGGCCGGCCGTCACGCTTGACGGAGGCGCCGCGTTTCAGCGAGGCCTCCGGCGTGCGCGTGCTGCTGAAGCGCGAGGACCTCAACCACACCGGCGCGCACAAGATCAACAACACCATCGGCCAGGCGTTGCTGGCGCGGCGGATGGGAAAGCGGCGCATCATCGCGGAGACCGGGGCAGGGCAGCACGGCGTCGCGACGGCCACGATTTGCGCGCGCTTCGGACTCGAGTGTGTGGTGTACATGGGCGAGGAGGATGTCGCGCGACAGAACCTCAACGTCTACCGGATGCAGTTGCTTGGCGCGACGGTCGTGCCGGTGACCTCCGGGACGCGCACCCTCAAGGATGCGACC from Gemmatimonadota bacterium includes these protein-coding regions:
- a CDS encoding phosphoribosylanthranilate isomerase, encoding MAVEAKICGLTRAADAALAASHGASRLGVIFAGGPRERTPAQAREIVAAAGGVPVLGVFGAHSVEEILAIAGAARLAGAQLHGPSSVEVARRLRAEGLEVWRVARVPADGPAMLVTLSEEADLVLLEPRLAGEPLAAGGRGVAIALPAAREARQQLPPMIRVGLAGGLTPETLAAAIRLVGPDLVDVSSGVEGAPGIKDPARLIRFLEIARDAHPAA